In the genome of Roseovarius sp. Pro17, the window CTTGGGGGGTTTACGTATTCGCTGCAAACCAATGAACTAAAAGACGAAAACGGAAATGCCGTCCATTTGCGCAGCCAAAGTACCGAGGTGCTGGAATATTTGGTTCGCCGCCACGGCGAGCTCGTATCGAAGTCGGACCTAATCGAAAACGTGTGGTCCGATACGTTTGTGACCGACGACAGTCTGGTGCAATGCATCGCTGATATCCGCCGCGCCTTGAACGATACCGAACACAGGATCGTTCAGACCTTGACTAAAAAGGGCTACAAGCTGGAAGCGATACCTGTGTCGGACGATACTCTGGATAGCTCTGGAAATTCTGGACCGATAAGCTTCCGAATCACCAGCAAGTTTGGGTCGTCTTGGTTTTTGGTCCTGATCGTTCTGGCCTTTGTCACAGGTGTCAGCATTTTTACGTGGTGGAACACAGCTACCGACTTTGAGCCAATTGACTCGGCAACGCTGAATTTCCCCCTTCCCGAGAAACCGTCGATCGCAGTACTAGCTTTCGATGATCTGAGCCAAGGTGCAGACAAGGGATATCTGAGTGACGCAATCAGTGAAGAGATCATCGCCAGATTGTCTCACTTTCCTGATTTTTTTGTAATTGCCCGAAGTTCAAGTTTTTTCTACCGGGATAAGGCTTTGGCTGTTCGCGATGTCGCTACGGAACTTGGTGTTCGCTATATTCTTGAAGGTAGCCAACAAAAGGCCGGGGACCGATTGCGTGTCGCGGCGCAGTTGATTGACGCGACTGACGGAAACACGATTTGGGCTGCAACCTATGATCGCGATCTGGTGGATGTCTTTGACGTTCAGGAAGAGATTACCAGAACGATCGCCGCGACGCTGGAACGAAACATCACCCTGGCAGAGTATGATCGCCTGCTGCGTCAACCAACCGAGAGCCTCGCGGCTTATGAGCTCGTCAATCGAGGGCGATCCGCACGCAAGAAGTTCACACCAGAGGGCAACCAGGAGGCAAAGCTGCTGTCCGAGAAAGCGCTGGAACTCGATCCGGGATACTCGGAGGCGTATTTCAGCCTGGCCTGGGTGCATATTAACTGCTTCCGCTGGGAATGGTGCGGCGACCAACCGCACGAGGGCGCCCTGGATCGAGCTTTCATGGCGGCCCGTAAGGCTGTCCAGCTTGATCCGGACAGTTCTCTGGCTTACTGGACACTGGCGAATGCAACAATGCAAAGCGGCGATCTTGAACAAGCTCTCATTGAGTATGACCGATCAATCGCGCTTAATCCCAACTCCGCCGGTGTCTTGGCCGATTCCACCGAAGTGTTGGTTTATCTCGGGCAAATGGACGAGGCTATTGCCCGAATTCAGGCCGCGATCCGTCTGAACCCCCATCACCCGGACTGGTATCTGTGGACCCTGGCTTGGGCGCAGTATTTTGCCGGGGAGTATGAGGCCGGGTTGGCCTCAATACAAAAAATGGCAAACATGCCTAACCTGGCCCGGCGTACGCAGGCGGCGTTGTACGTACGCCTGGATCGCATGGATGAAGCCTGGGCCACGATTGATGAATTGCTTGAAAACGCCCCCGACTACACCATCGCATCGCAGGAGCACAGTCTCCGGGGGAAATTCCGCGATCCAGGCGCGGCGGATCGGTTTTATGATGACTTACGCAAGGCGGGATTGCCAGATTGAGATCCGACAAGTCGTCAAAGATGCTGCTGTACAACAGGAACCTTCGGGATCCGCGACTATCATTTGTGCGTGTGACCTGATTGACCGCTAGCTCCGGATGCTGTTGAAAAAGTCTGTTTTCTGGGACGTTTTAGCGAGTTGTCTGGGGAAGGCGCTCGCCACCCTTTTTCACCCTGGCACCGTTGCTGGTACCAACTTGGCCAGTTTGCAGAGGTTTTGGGCGGTTGCTGCGAGTTGGAACTGTTCGGTTGCGCCTTTGGGTCCGCGAAGCCGCATCATCCGCAAGCCGATGTATCGTTTGAGATGCGCAAACAGCATCTCGACCTTTCGGCGTTGCATGAACGAGATCATGTAGGCATCGGTTTTGCGGATATCCCGGGCGACGTCTCTTGCGGCTTCATGCACAGACCTCAGCACTTTTCTGGCCGGCTGGGTTGGGCAACACTGGGCCTTGAGCGCGCAGGCATCGCAATCGAGTTTGCGCGCCCGATACCGGATCAATCCGTCCTTGCTGACGTTTGCTGATCGGGGCTTTGAGAACTTGCGGCGGGATTTCTCCAACGTATTTCCGGCGGGGCATGTGTAATTGTCGGCGGCGGCATCGTAGGCAAAATCAATCCGTGAGAATGTACCGTCGGTGCGTCTGGATTTATCCCAGACGGGGATGTGCGGCGCGATCTTGCGATCCTCGACCAGCCAGCCCAGCATCTCGGCTGATCCGTAGTCAGTGTCGCCGACCAGCTTGTCGGGTTTGATCCCGAAGCGATCTTGCACCCGATCGATCATATCCCTTGCGGCACGCGCCTCTGCTGGCCTGATTGGAGCTGTGGGTTCAACGTCAACTATCACCGCATTATCCAAATCCACCAGATAATTGTTGGAATAGGCAAAATAGGCGGCACCCCCGTCGGCCCCTGTCCAGCGGGCGGCTGGATCAACCGGTGATATGTATTTGGGAATGGCTGTTGTCGATGCGCCAAAAGCCACGTCATCAAGTGTCACAAGATATTCACCGACGGCGCGGGACGTCAGATCCGACGGCAAACCTTCCTTGCTATCGACACCACGCGTCTGATTGGCATTCGCAGGGATCAAGCTGGCATCAACACCAAAGCTGTGACCACCGACCAGCCCTTCATCCATACAGCGCTGCAAGACCGTCTCGAACAGATGCCGGAACAGGCCACTTTCGCGGAAGCGGCCATGGCGGTTCTTGGAAAACGTTGAATGGTCCGGCACTGGATCAGCCAGATCGAGCTTGCAGAACCAACGATAGGCCAGATTGACATGCACCTCTTCGCACAGCCGCCGTTCAGAGCGTATGCCTTGGCAGTAGCCAAGCAAAAGCATCCGGATCATCGGTTCCGGGTCAATCGACGGGCGACCATGTGCGCTATAAAATGGTGCCAACAGAGGCCGCACATCCGTCAGGTCCAGAAAGCAATCAATGCCGCGCATTGGATGATCCTGCGGCACAAACCCTTCGATTGAGAACTCATAGAACAGCGCGCCTTGCGCCACCTGCCTCGGTCCCATCATCGCCACGCCCTCCACTCCTAAAACGAGTGAATCAGCACATCGACAGCCAATCAACAGACTTTTTCAACAGTATCGGCGGATTGCGGACGGTCGCTGCAATTCA includes:
- a CDS encoding winged helix-turn-helix domain-containing tetratricopeptide repeat protein, translating into MSGEAHEKDTKSLEEFRLGGFTYSLQTNELKDENGNAVHLRSQSTEVLEYLVRRHGELVSKSDLIENVWSDTFVTDDSLVQCIADIRRALNDTEHRIVQTLTKKGYKLEAIPVSDDTLDSSGNSGPISFRITSKFGSSWFLVLIVLAFVTGVSIFTWWNTATDFEPIDSATLNFPLPEKPSIAVLAFDDLSQGADKGYLSDAISEEIIARLSHFPDFFVIARSSSFFYRDKALAVRDVATELGVRYILEGSQQKAGDRLRVAAQLIDATDGNTIWAATYDRDLVDVFDVQEEITRTIAATLERNITLAEYDRLLRQPTESLAAYELVNRGRSARKKFTPEGNQEAKLLSEKALELDPGYSEAYFSLAWVHINCFRWEWCGDQPHEGALDRAFMAARKAVQLDPDSSLAYWTLANATMQSGDLEQALIEYDRSIALNPNSAGVLADSTEVLVYLGQMDEAIARIQAAIRLNPHHPDWYLWTLAWAQYFAGEYEAGLASIQKMANMPNLARRTQAALYVRLDRMDEAWATIDELLENAPDYTIASQEHSLRGKFRDPGAADRFYDDLRKAGLPD
- a CDS encoding IS1182 family transposase; translation: MMGPRQVAQGALFYEFSIEGFVPQDHPMRGIDCFLDLTDVRPLLAPFYSAHGRPSIDPEPMIRMLLLGYCQGIRSERRLCEEVHVNLAYRWFCKLDLADPVPDHSTFSKNRHGRFRESGLFRHLFETVLQRCMDEGLVGGHSFGVDASLIPANANQTRGVDSKEGLPSDLTSRAVGEYLVTLDDVAFGASTTAIPKYISPVDPAARWTGADGGAAYFAYSNNYLVDLDNAVIVDVEPTAPIRPAEARAARDMIDRVQDRFGIKPDKLVGDTDYGSAEMLGWLVEDRKIAPHIPVWDKSRRTDGTFSRIDFAYDAAADNYTCPAGNTLEKSRRKFSKPRSANVSKDGLIRYRARKLDCDACALKAQCCPTQPARKVLRSVHEAARDVARDIRKTDAYMISFMQRRKVEMLFAHLKRYIGLRMMRLRGPKGATEQFQLAATAQNLCKLAKLVPATVPG